One genomic segment of Photobacterium sp. DA100 includes these proteins:
- the atpH gene encoding F0F1 ATP synthase subunit delta: MSDMTTIARPYAKAAFDLAVEKGELAPWAEMLTFAAEVTRNETIQDILDSGYAADKLTEIFLSVCGEQLNESGQNLIKVMAENGRLKALPAVCNEFLLLKSELEKTIEASVTSAVALDDSQLEAIGKKLEQRLSRKVKLNCSVDETLIAGVVIRAGDLVIDNSVRGKLDRLSDTLQS; encoded by the coding sequence ATGTCGGATATGACTACTATCGCACGCCCCTACGCTAAAGCAGCCTTTGATCTTGCGGTTGAGAAAGGTGAGCTGGCCCCATGGGCGGAAATGCTAACCTTTGCTGCCGAAGTCACCCGTAACGAGACCATCCAGGACATCCTGGATAGCGGTTACGCGGCGGACAAGCTGACAGAAATCTTCTTGTCAGTATGCGGCGAGCAACTTAACGAATCCGGACAGAACCTGATTAAGGTGATGGCCGAAAACGGACGCCTGAAAGCCCTTCCTGCTGTCTGCAACGAGTTCCTGCTGCTGAAAAGCGAGCTGGAGAAGACTATCGAAGCCTCTGTGACCTCTGCGGTTGCCTTGGACGATAGTCAACTTGAAGCGATTGGCAAGAAGCTGGAGCAGCGTCTGTCCCGTAAGGTGAAGCTGAACTGCAGTGTAGACGAGACCCTGATTGCCGGGGTTGTAATTAGAGCTGGAGACTTGGTCATCGATAACTCAGTACGCGGCAAGCTAGACCGCCTGAGCGATACTTTGCAGTCTTGA
- the atpF gene encoding F0F1 ATP synthase subunit B, with the protein MNMNATLLGQAIAFFMFVVFCMKYVWPPIMEAIEERQKKIADGLAAADRAAKDLNLAQSNASDQLKEAKRTATEIVEQANKRKAQIIDEAKAEALAERDKILAQGLAEIEAERNRARDELRKQVATLAVIGAEKIIERSIDKDAHADLLNKVTAEL; encoded by the coding sequence GTGAATATGAATGCAACTTTGCTGGGTCAGGCTATCGCCTTCTTTATGTTTGTGGTGTTCTGCATGAAATATGTATGGCCGCCAATCATGGAAGCGATTGAAGAGCGTCAGAAAAAAATTGCTGACGGTTTGGCAGCGGCTGATCGCGCTGCCAAAGACCTGAACCTAGCGCAGAGCAATGCTTCTGACCAACTGAAAGAAGCAAAACGCACTGCAACTGAGATCGTAGAGCAAGCGAACAAGCGCAAAGCTCAGATCATCGACGAAGCGAAGGCGGAAGCCCTGGCTGAGCGTGACAAAATTCTGGCCCAAGGTCTTGCTGAGATCGAAGCCGAACGTAACCGCGCTCGCGATGAGCTAAGAAAACAAGTTGCAACTCTGGCTGTGATTGGTGCTGAGAAAATCATTGAGCGTTCTATCGATAAAGATGCGCACGCTGATCTTCTTAACAAAGTCACTGCAGAACTGTAA
- the atpE gene encoding F0F1 ATP synthase subunit C, with protein sequence METLLSFSAIAVGIIVGLAALGTAIGFALLGGKFLEGAARQPEMAPMLQVKMFIIAGLLDAVPMIGIVIALLFTFANPFVGQLAG encoded by the coding sequence ATGGAAACTTTACTAAGCTTTTCTGCAATTGCCGTGGGCATTATTGTAGGTCTTGCTGCACTGGGTACTGCGATCGGCTTCGCCCTTCTAGGTGGTAAATTCCTTGAAGGTGCTGCACGCCAGCCTGAAATGGCTCCAATGCTACAAGTTAAGATGTTCATCATCGCAGGTCTGCTTGATGCGGTTCCAATGATCGGTATCGTAATCGCACTACTATTCACATTCGCAAACCCATTCGTTGGCCAGCTAGCTGGTTAA
- a CDS encoding F0F1 ATP synthase subunit I translates to MVSALVRPGRQLAKRLLLLQSGVVLITAIMAVFAVSVDWGISALIGGGIFVIANAVFATCAFLFSGARKARLIMASFYGGEVLKILITVILFAIVYLYVEVELVPLKLTYLLALGINIFGPVLFINNNK, encoded by the coding sequence ATGGTATCGGCGCTAGTTAGACCGGGACGCCAGTTGGCGAAACGGTTGCTGTTGCTACAATCTGGCGTCGTTTTGATAACGGCAATCATGGCAGTTTTTGCTGTCAGTGTTGACTGGGGAATCTCTGCATTAATCGGCGGCGGCATCTTTGTGATTGCCAATGCTGTCTTTGCGACCTGTGCGTTTTTGTTCAGCGGTGCCCGCAAGGCCCGTTTGATCATGGCGTCTTTCTATGGTGGCGAAGTGCTGAAAATCCTCATCACGGTCATCCTGTTTGCCATTGTTTACCTGTATGTCGAGGTGGAACTTGTTCCCCTCAAACTGACCTATTTGCTGGCTCTTGGGATCAATATCTTTGGGCCGGTTTTATTCATTAACAACAACAAATAG
- the atpB gene encoding F0F1 ATP synthase subunit A, with the protein MAAPGEALTPSGYITHHLTNLSVGEGFWAVHIDSLFFSALTGLLFLWVFRKAAKTATSGVPGKLQCFVEMVVEFVDDNVKETFHGRNPLIAPLALTIFCWILLMNIMDLVPIDFLPYPAEHWLGIPYLKVVPSADVNITMSMALGVFALMIYYSIKVKGLGGFAKELALHPFNHPVMIPFNLLLEIVSLLAKPLSLGMRLFGNMFAGEVVFILIAALMPWWAQWLGSVPWAIFHVLVITIQAFVFMMLTIVYLSQAHEDNH; encoded by the coding sequence ATGGCTGCGCCAGGTGAAGCGCTAACGCCGTCAGGCTACATCACTCACCACCTGACTAACTTGTCAGTCGGTGAGGGATTCTGGGCGGTACATATAGATAGCCTGTTTTTCTCAGCCCTGACCGGTCTACTCTTTCTTTGGGTATTCCGTAAGGCTGCGAAAACAGCGACATCAGGAGTTCCTGGGAAACTACAGTGTTTTGTGGAAATGGTGGTTGAATTCGTTGACGACAACGTCAAGGAAACCTTTCATGGCCGCAACCCGCTGATAGCTCCTTTGGCTCTGACCATTTTCTGCTGGATTTTGCTGATGAACATCATGGACTTAGTGCCAATTGATTTTCTTCCGTATCCTGCTGAACATTGGTTGGGTATTCCTTACCTTAAGGTGGTACCGAGTGCTGATGTCAACATCACCATGTCAATGGCGCTGGGCGTTTTTGCCTTGATGATCTACTACAGCATCAAAGTAAAAGGTCTCGGTGGCTTTGCGAAAGAACTGGCTCTTCACCCGTTCAATCACCCGGTCATGATCCCGTTCAACCTGCTTCTTGAAATTGTTTCGCTATTGGCGAAGCCGCTTTCATTGGGTATGCGTTTGTTCGGTAACATGTTCGCCGGTGAGGTGGTGTTTATCCTAATCGCGGCACTTATGCCGTGGTGGGCACAATGGCTGGGCTCGGTACCGTGGGCAATTTTCCACGTTCTAGTCATTACAATTCAAGCATTCGTGTTTATGATGTTGACTATTGTGTACCTGTCTCAGGCGCATGAAGACAATCATTAA